The Drosophila nasuta strain 15112-1781.00 chromosome 2L, ASM2355853v1, whole genome shotgun sequence genome window below encodes:
- the LOC132790716 gene encoding endonuclease G, mitochondrial, whose product MDMPLSGKLAIVAATAGTFFALGAYYQHQHVIRNIKRLEQRNPHAYFIRRKLYALLDIFYVQFGTEFFDEESDDSESHRMGGIMKYGFPSMNEISLNETYNFVTSFDRRNSAIQWMCERVEPTSYTNNPLSQSSRYGLSVRPRPLNHMADVSFQHSEAARVFFMANIKPFLNRGFNARVWEKLLLYIHEMSQNYGDVFVYTGSIYLPRELKSNNWYLEFQPEDNAIIAVPTHFFKIVIVDPKELHSTPYAEAYVVPNSSISDNTELRSLLSDVRDIENATGLKFFEGLDRNFVNTQVTNQGHEPALATITD is encoded by the exons ATGGATATGCCCCTGAGTGGTAAATTAGCGATTGTCGCAGCCACAGCTGGAACTTTTTTTGCCCTAGGTGCTTATTATCAACATCAGCATGTGATACGCAACATCAAGAGGTTGGAACAGCGAAATCCACACGCCTATTTTATCAGGCGTAAGCTGTATGCGTTG CTGGATATATTCTATGTGCAATTTGGCACTGAGTTTTTCGATGAGGAAAGCGATGACTCGGAATCCCATCGCATGGGCGGAATAATGAAGTATGGATTTCCTAGCATGAATGAGATTAGCTTGAATGAGACGTACAATTTTGTGACTTCATTTGATCGTCGCAACTCCGCCATACAATGGATGTGCGAACGTGTCGAACCCACAAGCTATACAAATAATCCCCTATCGCAATCCTCCCGTTACGGGCTCTCGGTACGACCCCGACCTTTGAATCACATGGCGGATGTGTCATTTCAACACTCGGAGGCGGCGCGTGTCTTCTTCATGGCGAATATTAAACCGTTCTTAAATCGCGGCTTCAATGCACGAGTTTGGGAGAAATTACTGCTCTACATACATGAGATGTCACAGAATTATGGCGATGTTTTTGTGTACACTGGTTCCATTTACTTGCCGCGCGAATTGAAGAGCAACAATTGGTATTTGGAATTTCAACCGGAAGATAACGCCATCATTGCGGTGCCCACGCATTTCTTCAAGATCGTCATTGTCGATCCGAAGGAATTACATAGCACGCCTTATGCCGAGGCTTATGTGGTGCCCAATTCATCGATAAGCGATAACACCGAGCTGCGATCACTGCTCAGCGATGTCCGTGATATCGAGAATGCAACTGGCCTCAAATTCTTTGAGGGTCTCGATCGCAACTTTGTCAACACGCAAGTGACCAACCAGGGCCATGAGCCAGCCCTGGCAACTATCACCGATTAA
- the LOC132796758 gene encoding protein transport protein Sec24C, with protein MNPNMYGPPPTQQFQPQPQPQYAQPPQQAWPPQQQQPPLQPPQQQPPTSLPQQQYGAPVTSAQQQPYVNGNYQQLATSMSGLSVSGNPLKPAQPPLPLGSATAAVAGPPPPAAFNQFNANAAQPPPTSQPNYNNNNAYAAAYANGSTTAPSPAPAAAPPPAQAPPVSAAPPATLYPPTSAAAAAPGLQPQSVPGGISQMTLNSANLAGLPHMPPPKSATPDHQLPRPAGGAQPPAPAAFGRPAQPPVSGAPTPFTQPGLPPQPGMPHQPAQPGLPPQPGMPHQPGMPPQPHQPLQPGLPPLPGMPPQPGMPHQPPQPGLPHQPPQPGLPPLPGMQPQPGMPPHPGMPPQPGMPGLPPQPGMPPQPGMPPQPGMPPAPSQFGAAPPQAQGFVPGYGQQPIPGYPPQPGQQPMPGYPPQPGSYPGQPGAGRPGYNQPPMPGGYQQAPSQRRLDPDQMPNPIQVMIENQTNAGGPFVTNQPGLLPPLVTTKFVVHDQGNSSPRFMRSSLYCIPNTGDLLKTTALPLTLNISPFAAVAQGEMEPPIVNFGDIGPIRCNRCKAYMSPNMQFVDAGRRFQCLMCKVTTEVHPDYYQHLDHTGQRVDKLERPELLLGTYEFLATKDYCRNNVPPEVPAFIFVIDVSYNTIKSGLVHLLCSQIKNILKHLPVDQGQDKSKVRVGFITYNSTVHFYNIKSSLAQPQMMVVGDVQEMFMPLLDGFLCHPEESAAVIDALMEEIPRMFVDTKETETILYPAIQAGLEALKASNTSGKLLVFNSTLPIAEAPGKLKNRDDRKLLGTDKEKTVLTPQTTAYNTLGQECVQHGCSVDLFLFNNAYIDIATIGQVSRLTGGEVFKYTYFQAELDGKRLIEDIIKNVSRPIAFDAVMRVRTSAGVRPTEFYGHFFMTNTTDVELASIDATKSISIEIKHDDKLPPEENVYIQVALLYTSCSGQRRLRILNLALRVTVTIADVFKSCDLDAIMLFFAKQACFKLMEHTPKQVKDNLIQRSAQILACYRKHCTSPTSAGQLILPECLKLLPLYASCLLKNDAISGGSDMTLDDRSYVIQFVLAMDLNMSVNYLYPRFIPIHNVEPDDTSLPTPVRCTHEKITEDGAYILENGVHLFIWLGQALSQSVVQALFGVQCTQQVNAERFAITGDTPLARRVTDIIDQIMEERTRYMRITCVRQNDKLESVFRHFLIEDRGTDGSASYVDFLCHMHKEIKDLLS; from the exons ATGAATCCGAATATGTATGGCCCACCGCCCACGCAACAATTCCAGCCGCAGCCACAACCACAATATGCACAGCCACCGCAGCAAGCTTGGccaccacaacagcagcagccgccgcttcagccaccacagcagcagccgccgacgtcgctgccacaacaacaatatggaGCTCCAGTGACGTCCGCTCAACAGCAGCCCTATGTGAATGGCAACTATCAGCAG TTGGCCACGTCGATGAGCGGCTTAAGTGTGAGTGGCAATCCCCTGAAGCCTGCACAACCGCCGCTGCCTCTTGGatcagcaactgctgctgttgcaggaCCACCGCCGCCGGCTGCATTTAATCAATTCAATGCGAACGCTGCGCAGCCGCCGCCAACGTCGCAGccaaactacaacaacaacaatgcctaTGCGGCAGCTTATGCAAACGGCTCAACCACGGCACCCTCGCCTGCTCCGGCTGCTGCTCCTCCACCAGCACAGGCTCCACCCGTATCAGCTGCGCCGCCAGCTACGCTGTATCCGCCCACgtccgcagcagcagcagcgcccgGATTACAGCCACAGAGCGTGCCCGGTGGCATTTCCCAGATGACATTGAACAGCGCGAATTTGGCTGGTTTGCCGCATATGCCGCCACCAAAGTCAGCGACACCCGACCATCAGCTGCCACGTCCAGCAGGTGGCGCACAACCTCCAGCTCCGGCAGCTTTTGGCAGACCTGCGCAGCCGCCCGTAAGCGGAGCCCCAACTCCGTTCACGCAACCTGGTTTGCCACCACAGCCTGGCATGCCACATCAACCGGCACAGCCTGGTCTACCGCCTCAACCTGGCATGCCCCATCAACCTGGCATGCCGCCACAGCCTCATCAACCCCTGCAGCCTGGTCTGCCTCCATTACCCGGCATGCCACCTCAACCAGGAATGCCTCATCAACCGCCGCAGCCTGGTCTGCCTCATCAACCGCCACAGCCTGGTCTCCCTCCATTACCAGGCATGCAGCCTCAACCTGGCATGCCGCCCCATCCGGGAATGCCTCCACAGCCGGGTATGCCTGGTCTGCCACCACAACCCGGCATGCCACCACAGCCCGGCATGCCACCACAGCCTGGTATGCCTCCAGCGCCGTCACAGTTTGGCGCTGCACCACCGCAAGCTCAAGGCTTTGTGCCTGGCTATGGACAACAGCCCATACCGGGCTATCCGCCGCAGCCTGGACAGCAGCCCATGCCCGGTTATCCACCACAACCGGGCAGCTATCCCGGCCAACCAGGTGCCGGACGTCCTGGCTACAAT CAACCTCCCATGCCTGGTGGCTATCAACAAGCGCCATCGCAGCGTCGTTTAGATCCCGATCAGATGCCGAATCCCATTCAAGTGATGATCGAGAATCAAACAAATGCAGGCGGTCCATTTGTCACCAATCAGCCGGGACTTTTGCCTCCGCTCGTTACCACCAAGTTTGTGGTTCACGATCAAGGCAACTCGTCGCCACGCTTCATGCGCTCTTCGCTCTACTGCATACCCAATACGGGTGATTTGCTGAAGACAACAGCGCTACCGCTGACCCTCAACATTTCGCcgtttgctgctgtcgctcaGGGTGAAATGGAGCCACCGATTGTCAACTTTGGTGACATCGGTCCCATTCGTTGCAATCGCTGCAAGGCTTACATGTCGCCCAACATGCAGTTTGTGGACGCAGGTCGACGATTCCAGTGCCTTATGTGCAAGGTGACTACTGAGG ttCATCCCGACTACTATCAGCATTTGGATCACACCGGACAGCGTGTGGACAAGCTGGAGCGTCcagagctgctgctgggcaCCTACGAATTTCTGGCCACGAAGGATTACTGTCGC AACAATGTGCCTCCCGAGGTGCCAGCGTTTATTTTCGTCATTGACGTCTCGTATAATACAATCAAATCGGGTTTGGTGCATTTGCTGTGCTCAcagatcaagaatatactCAAGCATTTGCCGGTGGATCAGGGACAGGATAAATCAAAGGTGCGCGTCGGTTTCATCACCTACAACAGCACCGTGCATTTCTACAACATTAAGAGCAGCTTGGCCCAGCCTCAAATGATGGTTGTGGGCGATGTGCAAGAGATGTTTATGCCGCTGCTGGATGGTTTCCTTTGCCATCCTGAGGAATCTGCAGCAGTGATCGATGCACTCATGGAGGAAATACCACGCATGTTTGTGGACACCAAGGAGACAGAAACCATACTCTATCCGGCCATACAGGCGGGTCTCGAAGCGCTCAAGGCATCGAATACTTCGGGCAAACTGTTGGTCTTCAATTCAACGCTGCCAATTGCCGAAGCGCCGGGCAAACTGAAGAATCGCGATGATCGCAAATTGCTGGGCACGGACAAGGAAAAGACGGTGCTGACGCCACAGACGACGGCCTACAATACGCTGGGACAGGAGTGTGTGCAGCATGGTTGCTCGGTGGATCTGTTTCTGTTCAATAACGCGTACATTGATATTGCAACCATTGGCCAAGTGTCGCGTCTAACTGGTGGCGAGGTCTTCAAGTACACCTACTTCCAGGCAGAGCTTGATGGCAAGCGACTGATCGAGGATATCATTAAGAACGTGTCGCGTCCCATTGCTTTCGATGCAGTGATGCGAGTGCGCACCTCGGCGGGCGTTCGACCCACTGAGTTCTATGGCCACTTCTTCATGACAAACACCACGGACGTGGAGTTGGCCAGCATTG ATGCCACCAAATCGATCAGCATTGAGATTAAGCATGACGACAAGCTGCCGCCAGAGGAAAATGTCTATATACAGGTTGCTCTGTTGTATACCTCGTGCAGCGGACAGCGCAGATTGCGTATTTTGAATCTGGCACTGCGCGTCACAGTCACGATTGCGGATGTGTTCAAGAGCTGCGATCTGGACGCCATAATGCTGTTCTTTGCCAAGCAGGCGTGCTTCAAACTGATGGAGCACACGCCCAAACAGGTCAAGGACAATCTGATACAGCGTTCGGCACAGATTTTGGCCTGCTATCGCAAGCATTGCACATCGCCCACATCAGCGGGTCAACTGATTCTCCCCGAGTGCCTCAAACTGTTGCCTCTCTACGCGTCTTGTTTGCTGAAAAACGATGCCATCTCTGGCGGCTCCGATATGACATTGGATGATCGCTCGTATGTCATTCAATTTGTGCTGGCCATGGATCTGAATATGTCTGTCAACTATTTGTATCCACGCTTCATTCCCATCCACAATGTGGAGCCCGACGACACGTCGTTGCCAACGCCAGTGCGTTGCACCCACGAAAAGATAACCGAGGATGGTGCCTACATATTAGAGAACGGTGTGCACTTGTTCATCTGGCTGGGACAAGCGCTGTCGCAGAGTGTGGTGCAGGCGCTGTTTGGTGTCCAGTGCACGCAGCAGGTTAATGCCGAGCGATTTGCCATCACGGGCGATACTCCGTTGGCGCGTCGCGTTACCGATATCATTGATCAGATTATGGAGGAGCGTACGCGCTACATGAGG ATTACCTGTGTGAGGCAGAACGATAAGCTGGAGAGCGTATTCCGTCATTTCCTGATCGAGGATCGTGGCACAGACGGCTCGGCTAGCTATGTGGACT
- the LOC132796794 gene encoding endonuclease G, mitochondrial has translation MSRLWLRLTLGWAVSLLGCFVAGIYFQHWHATRQLRQLVQQDAYAYYISPQIFDAFSFFATQNEQMHHVRRIMKYGFPGLDDVRIYSDFVLSYDRRNRIAHWVCEHLQQSTLEGVPGVSRASATYRPDLSVPSTFRASLADYRHSGFDRGHLAAAGNHRSQQLHCNETFFLTNIAPQIHQGFNSGAWNKLENYVRQLTQRYGSVYVCTGPLYKPRPTQNSSKWSLEYQMIGSNMVAVPTHFFKVITIESRLPLGKPYMEAYVLPNASIPAQLTLRAFLCDIREIEHYAGLKFFDGLRRSMLFGSNYPSKSQVFRDFA, from the exons ATGAGCCGCCTTTGGCTGCGATTGACTTTGGGATGGGCGGTGTCTCTTCTAGGCTGCTTTGTGGCAGGCATTTACTTTCAACACTGGCATGCAACGCGTCAGTTGCGCCAACTGGTGCAACAAGATGCATACGCCTACTACATCAGTCCCCAAATATTCGATGCA TTCTCGTTCTTTGCCACGCAAAATGAGCAAATGCATCATGTGCGACGGATCATGAAGTATGGCTTTCCAGGGCTGGACGATGTGCGCATCTATAGCGACTTTGTGCTCTCCTACGATCGTCGCAATCGCATTGCCCACTGGGTCTGCGAGCACTTGCAGCAATCGACACTAGAGGGCGTGCCTGGTGTTAGCCGCGCCAGCGCCACCTATCGGCCTGATTTGAGTGTTCCTTCGACTTTTCGCGCCTCGCTCGCCGATTATCGGCATTCGGGTTTCGATCGAGGCCATCTGGCGGCAGCGGGCAATCATCGAAGTCAGCAATTGCATTGCAATGAGACTTTCTTTCTGACCAACATTGCACCACAAATACACCAGGGCTTCAATAGCGGTGCCTGGAACAAGTTGGAGAACTATGTGCGTCAATTAACGCAGCGCTATGGCTCCGTTTACGTTTGTACTGGACCACTGTACAAGCCACGACCGACGCAGAACTCCAGCAAGTGGAGCCTGGAGTATCAGATGATTGGGTCCAATATGGTTGCGGTGCCCACGCATTTCTTTAAAGTCATCACCATTGAGTCGCGTCTGCCTTTGGGCAAACCCTACATGGAGGCCTATGTGCTCCCAAATGCTTCGATTCCGGCACAACTCACGTTACGCGCTTTTCTCTGCGACATCCGAGAGATCGAACATTACGCGGGACTCAAGTTCTTTGATGGGCTACGTCGGAGCATGCTCTTTGGCAGCAATTATCCCAGTAAATCGCAAGTCTTTCGTGATTTTGCCTAG
- the LOC132798240 gene encoding trypsin iota-like, whose translation MDTPIEAIPWQVLLLKQGRHYCGGVVYSKNIIITAAHCVCDNYANILDPKIFDVRVGSSTSNNGGSVIKVAKTIVHDRFTLYPIIEYDIALILLSSPLEMGPTVKAIPLADSIPNDGASAIVSGWGYTETGEASLHLKSVSVNVVSREECARVYGDKRITKVTVCASSPGSCNGDSGGPLVFNDELVGIVSFGKIGCPSNSPSVYANVVELRKWIEEEAKNLSSF comes from the coding sequence ATGGACACACCGATAGAGGCAATACCTTGGCAAGTGTTGCTGCTAAAACAAGGACGGCATTACTGTGGTGGCGTCGTCTACAGCAAAAACATCATTATAACAGCCGCCCACTGTGTTTGCGATAACTATGCTAATATTCTTGATCCCAAGATTTTTGATGTGCGCGTTGGCAGTAGTACGTCTAATAATGGTGGATCGGTTATTAAAGTTGCCAAGACAATCGTGCATGATCGTTTTACACTTTATCCAATAATTGAATATGACATCGCACTAATTTTGCTAAGTTCGCCCCTTGAAATGGGTCCAACTGTTAAGGCCATTCCACTAGCAGATTCAATTCCTAATGACGGAGCTTCAGCTATAGTCTCTGGATGGGGATATACGGAAACTGGAGAGGCTTCGCTCCATTTGAAAAGTGTGTCTGTGAACGTTGTCAGTCGCGAAGAGTGCGCCAGGGTTTATGGTGACAAAAGAATTACAAAAGTAACAGTCTGTGCTTCTTCCCCTGGTTCCTGTAATGGTGATTCTGGTGGCCCATTGGTTTTTAATGATGAGCTTGTAGGCATTGTTTCTTTTGGAAAAATTGGTTGTCCATCCAATTCTCCCAGTGtatatgcaaatgttgttgaGCTTCGAAAATGGATTGAAGAGGAAGCCAAAAACCTAAGCTCATTCTAA
- the LOC132796789 gene encoding endonuclease G, mitochondrial: MFYEYQMALIDESAQQCLYYAMAGFMGFVCGAYYQQEMSIRQLFGMIRSDPNIFHQRQKLYPILSTFRTDHEARLWKRSTCVSDKIRNCLIFSLYDSISSLLFDRKPPVYTPDLLDLIKYGLPSNENLYVHKDYIVSQDLRTNAPKWICEHLRGNFRRLTTDDAEGDSLHLRYNDVFVLSCGGTRHCKAFQREIWRKLEQHVTRMTEKYDSVYAYTGPMYLPTRRPGENWSLEYQIVDWIPLPMPSHFFKILIIDPKIPDSTPYMEGYIIDNKNTTTSSSCELQHHLCDIGEIERHTGLRFFEGMQSVVRFEKEKCKADRITRFQYLSESFDSLHDASFPN; the protein is encoded by the exons ATGTTTTATGAATACCAAATGGCTTTAATAGACGAGAGTGCACAGCAATGTCTTTATTATGCGATGGCGGGTTTTATGGGATTTGTTTGTGGTGCCTACTATCAACAGGAGATGTCGATACGTCAGCTCTTCGGCATGATCCGAAGCGATCCTAATATTTTTCACCAGCGCCAAAAGCTATATCCTATT TTATCGACATTTCGAACCGATCATGAGGCGCGACTCTGGAAGCGTTCCACATGTGTTTCGGATAAAATTCGAAATTGTCTCATATTCTCGCTATATGATAGCATTAGTTCACTGCTTTTCGATAGGAAGCCACCAGTATATACACCTGATCTCTTggatttaataaaatatggaTTGCCCAGCAACGAGAATCTGTATGTGCACAAGGATTACATTGTATCGCAGGACCTGCGTACCAATGCTCCCAAATGGATTTGCGAGCATTTGAGGGGAAACTTTCGCCGATTAACCACAGACGATGCCGAGGGGGATTCACTGCATCTGCGCTACAATGATGTCTTTGTGCTGAGCTGTGGAGGTACACGGCATTGCAAGGCCTTTCAACGTGAGATCTGGCGCAAATTGGAACAACACGTCACCCGAATGACGGAGAAATATGATTCGGTGTATGCCTACACCGGTCCAATGTATTTGCCCACTCGACGGCCGGGAGAGAATTGGTCGCTGGAATATCAAATTGTCGACTGGATACCGTTGCCAATGCCATCGCACTTCTTCAAGATATTGATTATAGATCCCAAGATACCGGATAGTACGCCGTATATGGAGGGCtatattattgataataaGAACACTACgacgagcagcagctgcgaaCTGCAGCATCATTTGTGTGATATCGGGGAAATTGAGCGGCATACGGGTCTGCGATTTTTCGAGGGAATGCAGTCGGTAGTGCGTTTCGAGAAGGAAAAGTGTAAAGCTGACAGGATAACGCGATTTCAGTATCTAAGTGAATCTTTTGATTCGCTGCACGACGCGTCGTTTCCAAACTAA